TTCCCCATGCAAATGGCATGCAGCAAATAGTGTGCTTAACAAGTCCGCGTCCTCTTTAATCAAAGAGTTTTTCTGGAGAATCTCGTAAGCTTCACGTAATCTCCCAGCACGACCCAAAAGATCTATAAGACATGAGTACTCTGCCGTTGTAGGTTTGATACCATAGTCATGTACcattaaattaaagtaatgTTGCCCCTCATCGACCAACCCTGCATGGCTGCAAGCGGAAATTACTGCAAGGAAGGTGACTCTATCTGGTCTTATATGTTTTAGCAACATTTCATCAAAAAGCTTCAAGGCTTCAAATGCTTGACCATGAGAACCATAGGCCACAATCATTGAAGTCCATGAAACTAAATCTCTTGTAGATAACTGATTAAATATACTTGCAGCTTGTTCAACAGCACCACACTTAGCATACATATCCAGAAGGGCTCCCATTAATACTTCATTGGAATTCAACCTACATTCAATGATGCACTTGTGGAGCTCTTTGCCCCTCTCCAGGGCAGCCAATTGTGAACAAGCTGCCACTGCACTAGTGAATGTAATTGCATCAGGACTTATACCTGCTTCTCTCATCTCATCATATATGCTAAGTGCTTCAAAGTAACAGCCTGCTGATACATAACCAGAAATCATAACGTTCCAAGCAACAACACTTGATTTTGGCATCATATGGAAAACCCTTTCAGCTAGTGCAACACTACCGCACTTGAAGTACAAATCAACTAGTGAGCTTTCAACAAAGATATCACTTCTCACATTATTCCTCATAATATAGCCATGAAGAAATTTTCCATGTTGCAGTTGTGCTGATTTAGCACAAGCCACCAACAAGCTGCTTATGGTTGTTGAACTAGGTCTCACTTTCTCTTCATTCATCCTCACTAAAAGTTCAATGCATGATACACTGTCCCCAACCTGACTGTAACCTCCAATCATTGCATTCCAAGAAACCAAGCTCTTGTTcctaatttcatcaaacacctCTTTAGCCCTCTCTAAGCAGCCACATTTCCCATACATATCCACAAGAGTAGCACTCACATAAGCATCCATCACAAGCCCGCTCCTCAACACTTCTTCATGAATTCTCTGTCCTCTTTCCAAATCCAACAGCCTTGCACATGAAGAAATTGCTGTTGTAAACGACACCGAGTCAGGCCTCAAACCATTGCTCCTCATCCTCTCATAATATTCCAACGCCTTTTGGCACTGCCCGCTTTGATAATAACAAGAAATGACATTATTCCAACACGCCAAATCTCTCTCAGGCATTTCGTCAAACAGCTTCACAGCTGAGGCAAACAGACCACACTTGGCATACACGCCGATCAAAGAGCTGGCAATAACAACATCTGACAAAAACCCAATCTTCATCAAATGGTTATGAATCTTTTCCCCATAATCTACTCTCCTCAGTCCACCACAAGCCTTCAACACACTCGGATACGTGTAACTATCCGGTTTCAAATAAGGGAATTGCAGCAAACTTTCAAACAATGACAAAGCCTCCGAAAACATGGAGTTCTTTGCACATGCCGCCATTAAACCATTCCATAACGTGATATCTAGTGGGCTTTCTATATTTCGAAACACTAAAATGGCAGATTGATATGCGTCTCCTGAGATATATAGATTGATTAGGTTTTTGCATAAGGCTATGTTGTTCTGTAAGCCAAAAGAGATAGCTTTCTGATGAAGTTCTTGAATTTGTCTCAAAGATTTTGTACTACTGAAGGATCTTGtgagagaaaataattttataatggtGTCCATGCAGAAACTTTCAATGGAGGGAAAATAACTGAAGAAAGAGGTTTAGAGCTTACCGGTAGTCAAGTACTACTGGCCGTATGCAAATTATCCATAATTCAGGGACCCAAACTGCAAATAACCTCTGTTTTCTGCTGCTTTTGCCATTATTCCAACTCTATTCAGGACCCTCTTATCTTAAAGAGAAATTGACATATTACATACATTAATACCACATTATTTTGTCTGCTTTAGCTTTCAACGTTGTAAACAAAGGCATGTGCAGTTTATTGCTTGTCTGAATCAACAAGCATACACCAACAAAGTACAGAGACCACTGCAAAGTTTTCATCAAGCTTCTCTGCATCCTGCTTCAGTTTTACGTTCTGAATTCGGTATGTATTAGTACgtgtttaaatatatatataattccaaATATTATGGATTTGCTTAAGGGTGCTGTTTCATAAGAAGATTGATTCTTGCCTATTGGTCTTACTGTGTACTTGCTACCCTCAGATTGATAGATTTGTCTTCTTGGTGAATCTTGGCCTgttttttggtgaattttggtCTGTCTGTTCTTGAACTGGTCTTCTGATCAATCACCCAATTCGATGGTATTACCTTGTTTCTGTCATGGTCTGATTTGTGTGGAAGCATTTCCGGACAGTTGTTGAATTGTATGTTTAGTTCTTGATCATGGGTCACTCTTGAATTATATCTCCAGGCCTGATGTGTATGACTTCCACCTAACAATAGAATATGATAATTTGAGTTTGACCTGGTTATTGTTATCTCTTTCTCTCCGTGAACCATTCAGCCTGACCTTTCTCCTCTAACTGCCAGTTCTAGGATGGACAAAGGTGCTATCAGTGGAAGAAAATCGGGTCGTAATCTTTTACTGCGGTACAAGGTTGGGAAGACTCTTGGTTTTGGATTGTCTGGTAAAGTGAAATTAGCTGTTCATAACCTGACAGGGCTTAAAGTTGCAATAAAGATATTTGATGTCCGATCAATAGCTAATGTTGAAGCAGAAAAAGGTACGATTAATTTCCCCATATTCTAGGTAATAGAGAAATAAGTTCTTAGTTGCTTTGACTTTGAGTTTACAAGGTCTCCTGTCCTTGTCTTGCAGGTTGTTTTCCCTCAACAGTTCCATTGATTTTCTGAGCTTACGATGTGATATATGCTTATCAACATGCAAAAAGAGTTATATAGTTTGCCCTAAGGCTGAagttttcttttgataatattGTATATAGTTTTGATCTTATGAATGTACAGACAGGAAAAAGGACCACTGTCATACGTTTAACATCTTCTTGATGTGTCTAGGTACTTTTGATGTACTAGAACAGTGTCTGGTGTAGCCAAGTTGAGGGTAGACTCATTATACTGAACGCATTAGGAATAAGAGATTAAGCCGTTAAAGCTTCTGCATCCGACAAAGATGAATGGAATGAATTCTGTGTCCTCTGGATGTTGATGATTTCTATCATAGGATTTATGTTCTGAATCCTACTATGATTGAGCTCCCTTTGTTGACCGTCTTCCTTCTGTTGCAGAACTATTTGATATCTGACAACCTTTGCATTGATGTTTCAGTGAGAAGAGAAATCAACATAATGAAACAACTTTTTCATCCTCACATAGTTCGGCTGTTTGAGGTCATAGATACGCCATCATATGTTTATGTAGTCATGGAGTATATGAGTTCAGGTGAACTGTTCTATTACCTGACAGAAAAAGGCAAACTACACGAGGACGAGGCTCGCCGGTTTTTCCAACAGGTACACAGTCCAACAGAACTGACAGCAAAATCCAAGCAACATAGAATTATTTAACGTGTCATTTCCAGTTATAGTTCTAATCAAAACAATCTCTTGCATGATGTCAGGATAGATAATTTCAGGTGTTGAATACTGCCATCAACACCTGGTGGTGCATCGTGATCTCAAGCCAGAAAATCTACTCCTGGACTCCGAGCACAACATCAAAATTGCCGATTTTAGTCTAGGGAACACTATGCATGACGGACATTTTCTTAAAACGTGCTGCGGAAGCCCAAATTACGCTGCTCCTGAGGTGCATTAACTCGTACAAGTATATCTATTTTTGCATAACCTTGTAATCCAATCTGAGTATTATCTTTCACTAGCTCATCTGTGGAAAACTCTATGCTGGTCCGGAGGTAGATGTGTGGAGCTGTGGGGTTATCTTATACACACTTCTATGTGGAAGGCTTCCTTTCGACGATGATAATTTCGCTGGCCTATATGCAAAGATAAAGGTGACTAAATATGAACTTCTTTATTTATTCTGTGTAATGTCATCAGTTATTAGTTATCTCTTGTGTTTCTTGCCGGTAGAGTGGAGTATACACCGTTCCAAATCACTTATCAGAGAGCGCACGAGATTTGATTTCACGTATTCTTGTAGTTGATCCCATGCAACGTATATCGATTCCTGAAATACGTCGACATCCATGGTTTCAGAAGCATCTTCCACTGTATATTGCTATCCCCTCACCTGGTGTTTTTAACAGAACCGAAATGGTAAGTACAAAATCCCTTAGATCATGTCAGCTATTCTTGAATTTACATTTGAATCTACTGAAAGAAATAAGGATTACTGGAAGGCTGACACCTATCTTTGTAACTTCGAAAAGATTGATATTGATGCTGTGAAAGCTATGGTTCAAATGGGCTTTGATGTCCGTGAAGTCATGGGCTCTCTTCAGAATCATCTGCAGAATGAGGTGCTTGTGCTATCTCACAACGATTTCGTTGTTTACCTGTATCATTACGGCCTAAATGCAATATCATTTTGTACTCCAGGCTACAGTTACATATGCTATGCTGCTGCATAGCCGCGATCCAGCTCATGTCAGCCGGCATGATCAGAATCCAGAAACCTTAGTGAGTTTACttcttttatgtattttgtatGGTTCTCTAGCTATGCTATCTCCTTTATAGCTTAACTGATGattgttaattttagaaattattttggCCATGAACATCTGTAGAACTTGTTTTCGACTACAGGTTCTTATGCTCCATTTTGTTGGATACAGGCATGCATGGATCATGTTCAGACATACACACAATCAGCTTCTACTGGCCAAAACATTTGGACACTTGGCTTCAAGGTTATCTTTGTCACTGAAATTCAACAGATTTTGTTTCACAGATCTGATGAAGCCTAACTTCCTTTGCGTTTGTCGTTCATCTAATATTCAGTCTCAAGCATCTCCAAGTAAGACGATGTTGGATGTTCTAACTGTTTTCCATAGCTTGAACGTGAAATGGAAGAGAATCGGGCACTATAATATGAAATGCTTGTGGACTCCTCCACCTTCACAGTCTTCTGTATCTATGGCAGAAGTTCCTAGCCGTTCCAATACTGCAGTCAAGTTTGAAATTCAGGTGAGTTACTGTGTATTTGATTTCCTGTATTCGGGTAGCATGGAT
The window above is part of the Sesamum indicum cultivar Zhongzhi No. 13 linkage group LG2, S_indicum_v1.0, whole genome shotgun sequence genome. Proteins encoded here:
- the LOC105155811 gene encoding SNF1-related protein kinase catalytic subunit alpha KIN10-like isoform X1, whose protein sequence is MDKGAISGRKSGRNLLLRYKVGKTLGFGLSGKVKLAVHNLTGLKVAIKIFDVRSIANVEAEKVRREINIMKQLFHPHIVRLFEVIDTPSYVYVVMEYMSSGELFYYLTEKGKLHEDEARRFFQQIISGVEYCHQHLVVHRDLKPENLLLDSEHNIKIADFSLGNTMHDGHFLKTCCGSPNYAAPELICGKLYAGPEVDVWSCGVILYTLLCGRLPFDDDNFAGLYAKIKSGVYTVPNHLSESARDLISRILVVDPMQRISIPEIRRHPWFQKHLPLYIAIPSPGVFNRTEMIDIDAVKAMVQMGFDVREVMGSLQNHLQNEATVTYAMLLHSRDPAHVSRHDQNPETLACMDHVQTYTQSASTGQNIWTLGFKSQASPSKTMLDVLTVFHSLNVKWKRIGHYNMKCLWTPPPSQSSVSMAEVPSRSNTAVKFEIQLYKASEEFYVLDLQHLRGPPFLFLDICAAFRALVV
- the LOC105155810 gene encoding pentatricopeptide repeat-containing protein At5g27110 isoform X2 encodes the protein MAACAKNSMFSEALSLFESLLQFPYLKPDSYTYPSVLKACGGLRRVDYGEKIHNHLMKIGFLSDVVIASSLIGVYAKCGLFASAVKLFDEMPERDLACWNNVISCYYQSGQCQKALEYYERMRSNGLRPDSVSFTTAISSCARLLDLERGQRIHEEVLRSGLVMDAYVSATLVDMYGKCGCLERAKEVFDEIRNKSLVSWNAMIGGYSQVGDSVSCIELLVRMNEEKVRPSSTTISSLLVACAKSAQLQHGKFLHGYIMRNNVRSDIFVESSLVDLYFKCGSVALAERVFHMMPKSSVVAWNVMISGYVSAGCYFEALSIYDEMREAGISPDAITFTSAVAACSQLAALERGKELHKCIIECRLNSNEVLMGALLDMYAKCGAVEQAASIFNQLSTRDLVSWTSMIVAYGSHGQAFEALKLFDEMLLKHIRPDRVTFLAVISACSHAGLVDEGQHYFNLMVHDYGIKPTTAEYSCLIDLLGRAGRLREAYEILQKNSLIKEDADLLSTLFAACHLHGELNLGEKIANILIEKDPDDPSTYVVLEKMYASTKKWDKARKMRFKMKELGLKKNPGCSWIEVDKRIQSFLAEDKKFPQAESVYDCLSLIYDQMEKDEMVAKVL
- the LOC105155811 gene encoding SNF1-related protein kinase catalytic subunit alpha KIN10-like isoform X2 is translated as MIELPLLTVFLLLQNYLISDNLCIDVSVRREINIMKQLFHPHIVRLFEVIDTPSYVYVVMEYMSSGELFYYLTEKGKLHEDEARRFFQQIISGVEYCHQHLVVHRDLKPENLLLDSEHNIKIADFSLGNTMHDGHFLKTCCGSPNYAAPELICGKLYAGPEVDVWSCGVILYTLLCGRLPFDDDNFAGLYAKIKSGVYTVPNHLSESARDLISRILVVDPMQRISIPEIRRHPWFQKHLPLYIAIPSPGVFNRTEMIDIDAVKAMVQMGFDVREVMGSLQNHLQNEATVTYAMLLHSRDPAHVSRHDQNPETLACMDHVQTYTQSASTGQNIWTLGFKSQASPSKTMLDVLTVFHSLNVKWKRIGHYNMKCLWTPPPSQSSVSMAEVPSRSNTAVKFEIQLYKASEEFYVLDLQHLRGPPFLFLDICAAFRALVV
- the LOC105155810 gene encoding pentatricopeptide repeat-containing protein At5g27110 isoform X1 — its product is MDTIIKLFSLTRSFSSTKSLRQIQELHQKAISFGLQNNIALCKNLINLYISGDAYQSAILVFRNIESPLDITLWNGLMAACAKNSMFSEALSLFESLLQFPYLKPDSYTYPSVLKACGGLRRVDYGEKIHNHLMKIGFLSDVVIASSLIGVYAKCGLFASAVKLFDEMPERDLACWNNVISCYYQSGQCQKALEYYERMRSNGLRPDSVSFTTAISSCARLLDLERGQRIHEEVLRSGLVMDAYVSATLVDMYGKCGCLERAKEVFDEIRNKSLVSWNAMIGGYSQVGDSVSCIELLVRMNEEKVRPSSTTISSLLVACAKSAQLQHGKFLHGYIMRNNVRSDIFVESSLVDLYFKCGSVALAERVFHMMPKSSVVAWNVMISGYVSAGCYFEALSIYDEMREAGISPDAITFTSAVAACSQLAALERGKELHKCIIECRLNSNEVLMGALLDMYAKCGAVEQAASIFNQLSTRDLVSWTSMIVAYGSHGQAFEALKLFDEMLLKHIRPDRVTFLAVISACSHAGLVDEGQHYFNLMVHDYGIKPTTAEYSCLIDLLGRAGRLREAYEILQKNSLIKEDADLLSTLFAACHLHGELNLGEKIANILIEKDPDDPSTYVVLEKMYASTKKWDKARKMRFKMKELGLKKNPGCSWIEVDKRIQSFLAEDKKFPQAESVYDCLSLIYDQMEKDEMVAKVL